A single Streptomyces sp. 2114.4 DNA region contains:
- a CDS encoding GatB/YqeY domain-containing protein gives MTTLKSKLQDDLTTAIKARDELRSSTLRLTLTAIQKEEVAGTEARELSDDEVEKIIAREAKKRREAADAFEKGGRGDSAERERAEGEVLADYLPKQLTDDELEQLVAAAVAEAKGAGAEGPRAMGAVMKIVNPQVAGRAEGGRVAAVVKKLLAG, from the coding sequence CGCTCAAGTCCAAGCTGCAGGACGACCTCACCACCGCGATCAAGGCGCGCGACGAACTGCGTTCCTCCACCCTCCGCCTCACGCTGACCGCGATCCAGAAGGAGGAGGTCGCGGGCACCGAGGCACGCGAGCTGTCCGACGACGAGGTCGAGAAGATCATCGCGCGGGAGGCGAAGAAGCGCCGGGAGGCCGCGGACGCCTTCGAGAAGGGCGGCCGGGGCGATTCGGCCGAGCGGGAGCGCGCCGAGGGTGAGGTGCTCGCCGACTATCTGCCCAAGCAGCTGACCGACGACGAGCTGGAGCAGCTGGTCGCGGCGGCCGTGGCCGAGGCCAAGGGCGCCGGTGCCGAGGGGCCGCGCGCGATGGGTGCCGTGATGAAGATCGTCAACCCGCAGGTGGCGGGCCGCGCCGAGGGCGGCCGGGTGGCCGCGGTGGTGAAGAAGCTGCTCGCCGGCTGA